In Primulina huaijiensis isolate GDHJ02 chromosome 6, ASM1229523v2, whole genome shotgun sequence, a single window of DNA contains:
- the LOC140979308 gene encoding aspartic proteinase 36-like, with translation MLALNIPAAFMVVVAVMVAEAAAGKSMLLSLERRNDEGMELIRLRARDQLRHGRLLKDQINSSGIVDFPVQGTYNPYLVGLYYTRIQLGSPPREFYVQIDTGSDVLWIGCETCLGCPLTTSLNIELELYNPSESTTSSQISCSDSRCTMGFASSDSSCSISNGCIYDFHYGDGSGTSGYYVSDLLNLDIILGNSETSSSSANVVFGCSRLETGDLTSTDRAIDGIFGFGQASLSVISQLSSQGITPHAFSHCLNGGNSGGGILVLGQVVDPNMVYTPIVPSQPHYNVNLQSISVDGKILSIDPSVFATTDDGGTIVDSGTTLAYFPQEAYNTFVQAITESVSQSVQPFIYKGNQCYITNSSVLEIFPPVALNFGGDVSMKLTPINYLLQEKSTVWCIGIQPVSGQGFTILGDIILQNKIVVYDLTHQKIGWMDYNCSSSVNVSTINGTYELINEGQAGNNNGNGYNNSACHKLTQNSSILFLISLFVILTII, from the exons atgttAGCCTTAAATATCCCCGCGGCGTTCATGGTGGTGGTGGCAGTGATGGTGGCGGAGGCCGCCGCCGGGAAGAGCATGTTGTTGTCTCTGGAGAGAAGGAACGACGAAGGAATGGAACTGATTCGACTGAGAGCGCGTGATCAACTCAGGCATGGGAGATTACTGAAGGATCAGATCAACTCTTCGGGGATCGTAGACTTCCCCGTCCAGGGAACCTATAATCCTTATCTTGTTGG GCTATATTACACAAGAATTCAATTGGGCAGTCCCCCTCGAGAATTCTACGTACAGATCGATACTGGGAGTGATGTGCTGTGGATTGGTTGTGAGACTTGTTTGGGTTGCCCCTTAACCACTAGCCTCAAT ATTGAGCTCGAGCTTTACAATCCATCAGAATCGACGACATCTTCTCAAATATCTTGCTCAGATTCAAGATGTACTATGGGTTTCGCATCTTCTGATTCGAGCTGCTCGATTAGCAACGGCTGCATATACGATTTCCATTACGGGGATGGGAGTGGGACGTCGGGATATTATGTATCAGACTTGCTGAATTTGGACATTATCTTGGGGAACTCGGAGACTTCGAGTTCCTCCGCCAATGTTGTTTTCGG ATGTAGCAGGTTAGAGACGGGTGATCTTACGAGTACTGATAGAGCCATAGACGGCATATTCGGATTTGGGCAAGCAAGTTTATCAGTGATCTCGCAGCTTTCTTCGCAAGGAATCACTCCCCATGCGTTCTCTCATTGCCTGAATGGAGGCAATAGCGGCGGCGGTATCCTGGTGCTTGGCCAAGTTGTCGATCCAAATATGGTCTATACGCCCATTGTCCCCTCGCA GCCACACTACAACGTAAATCTACAAAGTATTTCTGTAGACGGGAAGATATTATCCATCGATCCATCAGTCTTCGCGACTACGGACGACGGGGGTACAATAGTCGATTCAGGAACAACTCTGGCATATTTCCCCCAAGAAGCGTATAATACCTTTGTTCAAGCG ATTACGGAGTCTGTTTCACAATCTGTGCAACCCTTTATTTACAAGGGAAACCAGTGCTACATAACTAATTCCAg tGTCTTGGAAATATTCCCTCCCGTTGCTTTAAACTTTGGTGGTGATGTATCAATGAAGCTAACACCAATCAATTATCTTTTACAAGAAAAATCTACA GTGTGGTGCATTGGAATTCAACCAGTTTCGGGTCAAGGATTTACAATCTTAGGAG ATATTATTCTGCAAAACAAGATTGTTGTGTATGATTTAACTCATCAAAAAATTGGATGGATGGATTACAATT GTTCATCGTCCGTGAATGTGTCAACTATAAATGGTACATATGAACTGATTAACGAAGGACAAGCTGGAAATAACAATGGAAATGGATATAACAACTCGGCTTGTCACAAGTTAACACAAAATTCCTCTATATTATTCCTCATAtcattatttgttattttaacaattatttag